Proteins encoded together in one Lathyrus oleraceus cultivar Zhongwan6 chromosome 5, CAAS_Psat_ZW6_1.0, whole genome shotgun sequence window:
- the LOC127083755 gene encoding peptide methionine sulfoxide reductase, whose protein sequence is MATSESGDGSHNPAFDPDLDTPANPDHEFAEFGAGCFWGVELAFQRVVGVVKTEVGYSQGHTPDPTYKLVCTGSTNHVEVVRVQFDPKVCPYSNLLDLFWSRHDPTTLNRQRGDVGVQYRSGIYYYNETQARLAQESKEAEQLKQKNKIVTEILPAKRFYRAEEYHQQYLEKGGGQGLSQSAEKGCTDPIRCYG, encoded by the exons ATGGCTACGAGCGAAAGCGGCGACGGGAGCCACAACCCTGCTTTTGACCCGGATTTGGATACTCCGGCCAACCCGGATCACGAGTTTGCTGAGTTCGGTGCCGGTTGTTTCTGGGGCGTGGAGCTGGCTTTTCAGCGAGTTGTGGGAGTTGTGAAGACTGAAGTTGGATATTCACAGGGTCATACACCGGATCCGACCTACAAATTGGTGTGCACCGGAAGTACCAACCATGTTGAAGTGGTCCGGGTTCAGTTTGACCCGAAAGTGTGTCCTTATAGTAATCTCTTGGATCTCTTTTGGTCACGACATGATCCCACTACCCTCAATCGCCAG AGAGGTGATGTGGGTGTACAATATAGATCAGGAATATACTACTACAATGAAACCCAAGCTCGTTTAGCTCAAGAATCAAAAGAAGCTGAACAGTTGAAACAGAAGAACAAAATTGTCACAGAAATACTTCCAGCAAAGAGGTTTTATAGAGCAGAGGAATATCATCAGCAATATTTGGAGAAGGGTGGTGGCCAAGGCCTCAGTCAGTCTGCTGAAAAGGGTTGCACTGATCCCATAAGGTGCTATGGCTAA